Proteins encoded together in one Candidatus Bathyarchaeota archaeon window:
- the cdhB gene encoding CO dehydrogenase/acetyl-CoA synthase complex subunit epsilon yields MRQFEPWQIAEVPGPKKALLIPKPDVAAALLKRSRRPLMIVGSEAVEELAADEPVLEYLIQISTAGGIPMAATMGAAGRLIGRGVKLAGYMPAMEIAERLRDGSWRGFDGEGPYDLAVFVGLPYYMGWLILSGLKHFAKGLITMSLDRFYQPHATWSLPNIPRDEWRKTVKALAEALEEG; encoded by the coding sequence ATGAGGCAATTTGAACCATGGCAGATAGCTGAGGTACCGGGTCCGAAGAAGGCCCTATTAATCCCTAAACCAGATGTTGCCGCGGCCCTCCTCAAGAGGAGCAGGAGGCCGTTAATGATAGTGGGGAGTGAAGCTGTGGAGGAGTTAGCCGCCGATGAACCCGTACTGGAGTACCTCATCCAGATATCCACCGCAGGAGGTATACCCATGGCTGCGACCATGGGGGCTGCTGGGAGGCTGATCGGGCGAGGGGTCAAACTGGCGGGCTACATGCCAGCCATGGAGATCGCGGAGAGGCTTAGGGACGGCTCGTGGAGGGGGTTCGACGGGGAAGGCCCCTACGATTTAGCGGTCTTTGTAGGCCTACCCTATTATATGGGGTGGCTAATACTGTCGGGGCTGAAACACTTCGCTAAAGGCTTAATAACCATGTCACTTGATAGGTTCTATCAACCCCATGCCACCTGGTCCCTACCGAACATTCCAAGAGATGAGTGGAGGAAGACCGTCAAAGCCCTGGCTGAAGCCTTGGAGGAGGGATAA